TTCTAAACTTGAACGAGCCTCAGAATGACCTGGAGAGCTTGTGAAAACTGTGCTGGGCCACTCCCAGAATTTCGGATGTGGCAGGTAGGTCCAGGGTGAAGCCTGAGAATTTGCCTAACAAGTTCTTCAGTGAAGCTGATGCAGCTGCTCCGGGACCACACGTTGAGAACTGCTGTCACAGAACAACTCATGAAGCAAGTATTACAGATCACATTGTAAAGGCGAGAAACTGAGCTTGGTGCCTCACTGGAAGCTACACCACAAGTGAGTGacagacaggatttgaacccagatctgtctgactcctaAGCGCATGCTGTTTCCACTACACCTGGGTAAGAGATTTAACACTCTAGGATTTCCCCATTCCTTGTCTGCTcattttattctagaatttttGTTCTTGAGAGGTAGTCAAGGTTCTGCAACTGcataatatatttccatttccaatGAGAACAGAAGATGGTttctaaaaactattttaaaaatgttgctaTCCATCCACCCAATAATTCCTCTTCTAGAAATCTAAACTAAGAGAATGATCCAAAATATAGCCCAAAATACAAAGATGCTAAGTGTTTTAGCAAAAACCTGGGAATCTAAATATCCAATATTAAGGGAATAGTTAAACAATTATGGTATATCCAAATGATGAATATTATGAAGCCATTAGaagttatttatttagaattttcataACATGTCAaagtatttataatattaaataaaacagaacacagaATTAATTCCAATAAGCTctcaatgttattaaaaatattgaaaaaagaccagaaggaaataaatggaaacactgaCAACAGTTGTCTCTACTTCTAATAATTTTCCATACTTTACACACTTTCTACAGTgagttttttaaatcagaaaaaccatgcattttctttttgctgactAACTACAACAGATATTTTCAAGACCCTTCTACAGTTAGGCAATTCCTGAATAGCCAGGAAAAGCAAAACTGTGAATTTTAAAGCTAATATTTAATTCCAGATTACATTTTTCCTAACCCTAGAATGcacatgttttaaataaaaaacaagaggaaaaaactcaaatgacaatcattattataaatacaaatagaaatagaaaaaaagaccagaaagatACCTGTAAAAATGATAATGGGGATTATTTTTGGTTGGTGGAATTACAGggctttttaaatctctttttagcttaacaatttttattacattttctacaATGGACAtctattacttttgtaataaaaagtctttactatttttctttttaagagacaACCGCCAAGCAAATTACAGTATAtctacacaatgaaatatcaatAGCCGTTTAAAAAATGTTGTAAAAGATTatttaataacatgaaaaaaaagtttgacATATTAGCTGACCATACTATAAAACAGTATGTTCAGAATGATCccattgttttgtttaaaaacaaacaaaatatctaTGTATACAAAGAAAACACCttggaaggaaatataccaaaatattaatagtgttTTACCTTGGGTAGTAGGATTAGAGATTATTCTAACTTCgttatttttgctttctgttattttgacaaattttatTCTATTGAGTATTAGTTACTTTCccaatatgcaaaaaaaaaaaaggttttaaaaaagcTACATTAAACAAAAAAGTCACCTTGTTaaataaaggagagataaagataTGAGCTGGAGAATCTTATTGAAAGAACTTCTTTAAAAAGGCTTCTCCAGCTCCAACCCAGCCGTACTTTTTAAGTTCAGCTGGTCTTCCAGGATCAAGAGGCTAGTCGGATCCTTCTTCCTATTCTACACTTAATAATGCTTGAGCGGGACATCGATGCCAGCAGCAGAGGTCACCCCTCTTGATGGGGCAAACTCACATCCTCTGGAACCTTTAAACAAGACCCTCGTAGAAAGCAGGGTCtaagggaaaaatatttcaactGCCTTCTAGGACTATGGCTCTGATTACAAGTAAATATAATTTGCAATCATTTGATGAAGGAAATGCACTATTTATGTTCAAATGACACACGAACTATACAACTATACTCCCAAACCTGACAGAGACCTCTGAGATCATCTGAAGACAATTTCCAGGACACTGTCTTTAGGATCCTTTGTAAATATTGACTGGCAACAATAACAGAGATGTCATGCCAGGGAATCTTAAGTAAACAGTTCAAAAGCCTGGCTTCCTGTTTATACAATTTTAAGTTACTTTATTGCTAGCCACAAGGTGATTCAGCATTCTGATTTAATCTAAGAACTTCTTGACTTTACTTGTAATAAGATGGACAACAAAGAACAGCTGAAAAGCCAGAagacacaggaaggaagaaaaataaacacccaGACACGCGTCTTCCAGCCCAAACAATGAGAAATCTATGCAGCTAGATTATCAGTTCAGTCTATTTCCAAATCGCTATCCTCACTGTGACAGGTGGCAGAGTTACGCACAGATGTCAGCACCAAGATTTCCTTTTCTGGGAGCAAACCAAATTCCTGCAGAAAAGCTTCAAGGTCCACAGCAAAGAAATCTTCTCCCAGCTGGTCAGTGACTCGAACAAAATTACCAATCAATTCCCCGCCCTTGTAGAtcagcagggcagggagggcattCCTGGTGAACCGACTGCTGGCCCCAATCACCGAGCTCTTCACCCGGCAGAATTTGACAGCTGGGTACTCCGCAGCAAGGCAGACCATGCACCCATTCATGGCTTCGGTCCCCGGAATGCCGTCTTCGTAAATATGGACCATGATGGGGGTGCTTTTCTGTTCTTTATCAATCATGTCTAAAAACCCTTCTCCACTGGGGATCTCAAACACCTGCTTGAATTGCGGCCCCTTGTGAAGCTGCTGCCGCATCTCATCCATTCTCTGTTTCCGGTACTGCTGCAGAAACTCTTCATCATCTTGGTCCTCATTCATCCTGGCAAACTCCTTCAGAGTCATCTGCAGGAGGACCAGCAAGTGAGCATAAGAAGCACAAACCGAACACTTGGGATAACGGTCAATATGGACCAATGCTTATGATACACGAAGCACCAAGCTCAGTTCCTGATAGGCGATATACCTCACTGAGATCTTATGATAACCCCATCAGGAGGGGACTTTTATTACCCCTACTCTACAAATGAGGTTCCAGGACTTGAGACTATTTGCACAAGTTCACATAGGTAACGAGTATAAGACCAAGATTCAAGCTAGATTTTTCAAGAACCCAGGCTTTTAACTACTGCGTCATACTGCCTCTCAATCCGGCATCGGTTAATATCACCTCAggagctttttcctttttgtcagtCCTGATAATGGATTAATTATTTTACCCACtgttttttgttgaaaagacaacaGGACATCAAGGAACTTTAAAAGAACACTCATAATCCTTGCCCTGcatctccacacacacatacacaatacaCACAGTCACATACACTCTCTCAaagtgtgtatttctttttactaCCAGACACATGCTAAAatcatttttgcttttacaaCAGCAGTTGCGGGTGTACCAATTAAGCCATAACCTGCTTTTGCCACTTAGCATTATTATAGCATAAAAATTtcatgtttccaaatattttttataaaattatacataatgtGCCATATTTTGCTAAACCACTCCTCTATTTCTGGCATTCAGGTAGCTCCCCGTCCTGTTCTACTGCAGACAACTCAGCAGGACAGGGACAGCCTCTCTCAAGACCGCCCACGTGATCAGGTGATGTGTTGCTTCATCtggtaaggaaggaaggaa
Above is a genomic segment from Equus przewalskii isolate Varuska chromosome 26, EquPr2, whole genome shotgun sequence containing:
- the PDCL gene encoding phosducin-like protein — its product is MTTLDDKLLGEKLQYYYSSSEDEDSDREDKDDGDRGALAGSSLPADAELAGEGISVNTGPKGVINDWRRFKQLETEQREEQCREMERLIKKLSMTCRSHLDEEEEQQKQKDLQEKISGKMTLKEFARMNEDQDDEEFLQQYRKQRMDEMRQQLHKGPQFKQVFEIPSGEGFLDMIDKEQKSTPIMVHIYEDGIPGTEAMNGCMVCLAAEYPAVKFCRVKSSVIGASSRFTRNALPALLIYKGGELIGNFVRVTDQLGEDFFAVDLEAFLQEFGLLPEKEILVLTSVRNSATCHSEDSDLEID